A segment of the Montipora capricornis isolate CH-2021 unplaced genomic scaffold, ASM3666992v2 scaffold_189, whole genome shotgun sequence genome:
CCAGCTTCAAACTGGATGTCGATGCGAGCGAGAGAAATTATGTGACCATGGCGCATGATGAAGTGTCTAAAAACCATCCCGGTGGCCTGAAAGATACCAGCAGCACGGAAAAATATGCACGAATGTATGAAACGGACAGTCCCAACGATGGCTACAAAGCTGTGAAGCTCTATCTTTCCAAACTCAACCCCAAAAGTTCTGCATTTTTCCAGTATCCTAGCCGAAACTGGGCGCCTTCCGATGCCGTTTGGTACGACAACAAGCCGCTCAGGATCAATAAACTTGACAACATGATGAAGGAAATTAGTCAAGCAGCTCAGCTGTCGAGAGTTTATAGCAACCACTCTGTCCGTGCCACAGCAATCACCCTCTGGTCGAATGCTGGAGTCCCTAACCGCCATATCATGGCGATTTCTGGCCATAGGAATGAGCAGAACTTGGCTCACTACAACACTCGCCCTTCAACAGCTCAGCTTCTTCACTGCAGCAAAGTCCTTTCCAGCCATATTCAAGGGTCCACAGCATTAGTTTTGGTTGAGCAATCAACCCACACCGCTGCTAGGTCTGCTACAGTCGtagaaaaccagcaattgaggCCAATGTCGTGCAATTTCGACTCCATTTTCAGCAACTGCTCGATTCAGAATGTGCAAGTCGTGGTCTCCCCGGCGAGCCCTTCAAAATGACTCGAAAAACTCCAGACTTTTTAAAGGCTGCatcattttgaatgaataaacttTAATAAACTTTATGGTGACACCATAAGAGACAATTATTGACATGTTCACTTCTCCTCACCTGCACGCACTGTAAGATAAAACCAAATTCCCCATCGcacattattaaaaaaattcgATGATGTGATTCATCTTCTATTACTAGGACGATTATTTCAGTGGTCAATTTCTGACGACAGAACCAGTGTAAAAAATGCCTTCTTAGAGCCGTGACACTGAGCCAGATAAAACACTTTCGATTTGTCAGCGCACACCCGAACACAGAATGTTTCCACTAAAAAATATCAGCATGAAACCTGCAAAGCATCGTTAAAAACTTGGATAAAGCGTACTTCAAGAAATAACTTCTTTACCTATTCAAAGTATTTCACCGTTTCAGTGGTCAATTTCTGCGGAATAGAACCGGTGTTAAAAATACCCTTTTAACTGCCATTACCCTGAAAGAGACAATAGCACTTTCAATTTGTCTGCGCACGTCAACTGAGAATgtttcctttcaaaatatttaatttcaaataTTAATGTAACAATCCAAAAAAAATGGAAGAGTTTTGGAGTAACTGCATAATAACTTAACGCTTCAAGAGCCACGTGCCGAAAGACGTTAGTTTTCCATCCTCGATTTCTCGGTGCTATTCTATCACTGCCGCTCCAAATTGCTCGAAATTGCTCGCCTGAATCCTTTCCCATTCCTTTGGCAGAGgttttttcgtgaaaaatgatttcAAGCAGTCCTTCCAAAGCGAcaaagtttacagtgtccccaatttagTGCTGCAACGCTGGCTTTCCGTTTCCCTGCGATGAGGCGGTTGTATATGACTCATTTAAGGGTCCAGGTTGAATCTCGACACACGATTGGTTCATATTTCAATTAGCAGACCAAATTTAGAAACAACCGGATGTAACACATTTCTGTTCTGGCTTTTTTAAATCTGATAGCCCATGTACATTTCCCACTTTAATAACAGGCTCTTGAAAAATTCCTTTTAAGTAAGGGTAAGGTGGCCTTCtaaaactacaattttttttgacATGTTTTACTTAGTTGCCCCTTCAAACGATGTATAGAGGTTTTGGAGTCCCAAGTCATACCAGATCACAGCTCGTTTTAATACACTCTGTGACAAAAACTTGACAACTCGCACATGTGTAGAATGAAAGTCGAAAGGCATCGTACAGTGCTCTTCCctggtcaaaaaaataataacaaagaagCTGCGATCACGCAAGGCTTTTAAGCTATGTATTTAAATCTTTTATCGCTGAATTCAAAGTTTCTCATCGAATGGAAATGGAATCATTGATGTTTTTTTCACTGCGGTGACTTGCCCGGCGCCtgccaaaaagttaaaagttatcCTGAAAATTGGTAAGTTTAAAGCTCTTCATACGTATAAGACATCATGTCAATAAACACTTCTGGTGTAATACAAATGTAGACCCGGGAACCATTTTTGCCGCTGTGGCGCTACAAGATAACACTCGCCGGCTCTTTTATATATTTACAGGCTTTGCATTGTTGACAACAGTTTGTCCTCACAACCAAAGGATTGAAATTGCATATGTTTTGTCGAGTCTTCTCTGCCGAGAAAGATGAATAACAACACATTACAAAGGGCGAATTTTGTAAAGAATTGAAACGGACACAACTACTGAACTAtttccaaaatacatgtactgatcATCAAAGTGCTGTCAAAGTGAAGgcagttgtttacaaaactgaatagcCGATCAGTATGTGATCGATCTTTACAAACCACACTACGAAATTTCGCGTACAACAAGCGAAATTACGCTTTTGGTTTTTCGCgctggtctcgaaaatgcggcgaattttctctctttgttttagcgaaTTTTCGCGCTGGGAAGGAAAATGCGgtgaattttctctctttgttttagtgAAATTACGCTAGAAACATCGCGAAATGACGCTCGAATTTTCGAGCAAAATTTCTTCGAAAGTTCacagggacaaagaacgaaattcgcgcatttcgctctcattactttttcacaatactgtattTGGCACGTTTAACTTTCATAATTTTCTCATAAGAATGCTATGGTCGATTAAGTCGAAAGCCTTACGATAATCGAACAGAACAGTTCTTATAGTAGCACTATTTCCGTCGGTGCCCTAGACCAAGCATGAAGCATGTCCAATAAAGCGAGGGTGGTGGAAGACTTTGGTACAGCGCCATACTGATTCATATTCAGTTTATTTAGAATGGCAGGCATGATGTAATCACGTACCACGAACTCCTCAGCTACTTTCGAGACACATGGAGTAAGTGCAATGGGTCTAAGATCCTTCTTTAAGATTTTTACAGGTTTTTTTTTAGGAAGCggagttacatcagccaatatCCACGAACAAGGTAAATGTTGCTCGTTAAACAATGCGTTGAGAATTCTGCTTAGAGGAAAAGCAACAAGGTTGTCGTATTCTTTCAGAAGCCAATTAGGAATCCTGTCAGGGCCACACGATTTAAAGGCATTGAGTTTTGatagtattttccaaacacgtTCATCGGATACTTCTAGGAACTTCGGGGAATTTTTTTCCAGTGCCAGGCGAGTAATGGGGCAAGACAGACGGTACTCTTCAAGAGGTTCGTGGAATGCTTTCTTTATGGAATTCGCCAATTCACATGTAGATAAGTTCTCAACTTCCTTAACGTTTATGTGATTAATGAGATCACCTGAGCAAACTTTCCCGCCACTTAAACATTTCATCTCTCTCCACCAAGCCTTGGGGTCTTCCTTCTTTGTATGCACCACATGTGACTCATAAAACTTTGTTCTACAAAGCTTTCTCTCTCGGTTAACCTGACTTCtataaaatttgaattgaaCTGAATCCGCACCCTTTTTGTGGAAAGCCTGTTGCCTTTTCTGTATCAAATCTTTCAAGTGCAGTGTCATCCAAGAAGCATCACGTGTATTCAACCGAACTTTGCTGACGGGCATGAAAAGGTCGAGGCCTGTGTGTGTAACCTCTTCAAAAACACTGAGTAAAGCATCGCAGCTTTCAAGGGAGCCAAATAACAAAGACCAATCCAATGAGCATAGAAATCTTCCCATCTCTGCTTTTCGGCTGGGTCGTAGATCTCATTTGAGAATGAATTTGTCAGGAGCAGAGCCTGATTTTCTCGCCAGAGCCGAGACAGATATAGTATTGTGATTGGATAGACCAAAGGGTGGAAAGGTCTGTGGTTTACCGTAGTGATTATACAAGTTAGTTAATACTAAGTCCAAGATAGCATCCTTTCTGGTTGGCGTTTTCACGATTTGCTTTAATTGAAAGTGTCGTTTAAGCCGTGTGACGTCAAGGCGATTAAAATTGCCGGCTATGATGAGCGCACAGTTGGGGTAAGTTGACTCTGCCGTGGCCAGAGAGTTAAACAAATGCTCACGTATAAAATTGTCATGTGCTCCTGGTGGGTGATATAATACAACTACTATCAAACAGGAGAATCCTCTTGGAAGGCGTGCAGGTCTTAAATGAACCCATATTTCTGGCAAAACAAAGGTTTAAGACAAAATTTTTTTGAACATTGAGCAATAAAGCACGCCAGCGGCCAAAAGTCCCATAAGAGCTTGCACGCATCTTACTTTCAGATCAGGACATGTACGGTCGGCCATATTGTGTCGTTGGTGGAAGAGCAGATACAAGTTTTGTTGAGTGCAAGCGATTAGCCAAccattttacacaggtatttcattcagtcacttCGGAAAGATCTGTAAAACGTTTTAAAGTGGTGAATTTATCGTATTTAGTTTAACCTTCTTGCAAGGTTATAACCTGTACGCAAAGTGTGCGAAAAGATCTGTCTAccgtaagatttcgagttctccgACTCTGCTCAGAGATCCAGTCTAGAATTTGTGTGTCAAGACTTGcttttggactatcttgagatTGTAAACCTACAATGAATTCTTATTatacttctattaaaatagtgtgaacagttcttttgtcattGCCTTGTCTGTGATCGGTGATCTGATATTCGAGGTAGTCGAGTTGATGTGGAAGCAGCTTCTGTCACTTGCGTTACGGTTCAGTGAGGTTTCCTACAGATCGTTATCAGACTGCTGTTGTCGTTACAGCTCGGTGTACTCTATCGCTAGACtttgcaaaaggtaattttgtcctttttttttttgaaaggtatTGAGTATTCGTGGGTAGTATTCGAAACTTGTCCCAGCTTCCCTTTAGAGTTGATTTTCAGCTTATCTCCCACACACTTCTTCGGTAAAAAGGTTTGTGAGACCCCCAGTGTTTTGGAATAGTGTTAAGTCTTAGAACTGAACTGTGTAGTTTAAAGTCATTTAAACTAGCATTTTACCAACCAATTGAGAGTTTAGTCCGTCTTACACGCTGTaaattttatttctcatttAAGTGTTTCCTTTCCAGTCCCCCCTTTAAAGTTACACACATTAAGACTGTGTTCAGCTCAGCTTCAATTGGcaactttcaatttcgattgttgagttgaatttatcataaaataTGCCACAAAGTCTAGCTTATATCAACGTTAAAAAAGAGTTATCGAGGGTTTGATCTTTgcgaagaattgaaaaaaaaaaagaaacttgtccCAGCCGAGCATCAAagattgtaaacaatgtcttcatcagtactTACTTGTAGTATATAAAAAACTACAAGGAAGGAAGAATCTCGTCCCATAAatgatgttaaaggaaaagtgATGGGACGAACATGTCAAGCCTGTAGGAATACCACTATCTGCCTACGATTTTCAGCATCCAAACGCACAACTCCCCTAAAACATTTAAAGTTACTACCAATGTCAGTAGATGGTTTGTCCCCTGAAGCtaagaaaacatttttggaaaataaGTTTGGCTTTGTGGCCCTCATAACAGGGTTGGCCAGGGTTTTTGGGTATTCGGTATTCAGGGGCGTTTTAAACtgggtatacggtatattgTAGCTTAAATATGGGTATTCAgtatatcactttctttgaatttcaggtataAAGTATATCTACCTTTTCTCATTGTTTCCTGTGCTTTTGATTAGTCAGTGATTAGACATGATTAGATATCCTAAATCGTACGAAATTTGGTAGGTTCATGTTTATACAagtaaaaaaacattaaaaaaggaacaaaaggaTACAACGGAGACGTGGACATGACAGTGTTGATCGTGTAGCTTTGATAACTGCTGAACTTATGATTCATGGACTTCGGTATTACACATGTGTATGCATAATTTGACATCGGATTTTATATACCGGCTTAgtgaaccaaaaccaatcgaaAAGTGGTCCACCTTTATAAAAATCAACGAAGAAAGCTTTTGGAATCTGAAGAAACGTTTTGCTATTGACGGCTATGGAGGCTTTCAAGACAAAGTGCGCGAATGCGGGATCGCAAAACTAAATTTTTCATTTGGCGTCAAGCACAAGAAGCCTGAACCACCTGATTTTCCGAATGGCAGGCTTTTTACAGTCAGCTCCGAAGATGAGTGGCAAATTTATCAAGATTTTCTGTTCGGCAAGGATGGAAAAGGATACGAGCTTGTCGGAAAGTTTTACAGATTTTGTAGTGTAATATAAGCCAGATAACAGACACCCAGGTTAATTTTTACACCAACGATTTAACAGACGATTTAATTTTCAACAGATTTTTTCAACCTTAAGTATATGAAAGGAGCAGCTTATTCTAAAAATTTGTACAAACTACAATTACAATTTAATAGTCTCTTTACAATTAagccaagtaaaaaaaatgtttttcctcCCCACCCACTTCATTTTTTGAAGTCGCCTCacttttttgtttcttgctatTAGTAAttagtaaccctaaccctaaccttgaaGGAAACATTGTCGCGAATCTATATTTTCCCTTGCTGAACAGTTGTTTAAACTTatgagtgaattttttttttaaacaagcgAAGGTGTGACTATTCAAGCGTTGCTTATAAGCCAGTACAAAGTGGTCCAACTAGTGTATGGGGAAAATTTTGACGTTCGCCACTGGACATTGTGTGGATCGTGAGAATCCATTAAATATACTGTACATTCTACCTATGATTTAACAGATTTTGGACAGCGGACCGCTGGAAAACTTAAAACAATGTTTCTGTAAAAAGATACCccaatttaattttctttactcACAGTAAAAGCCAGTCAAGTCATTCTGACAAGTGTTGCAAGTAACCTTGGTTGTCAGCCCACAAATTCGTCAAAGGTATCGTCCCAGCAGGAAACAGCCGAAGCCTGTGAAGTCAGTTCTCGGAGAGCTACAAAACGCGAAAGACCGAAAAGTGAACGAAAGAAACTAGACGGAGAACTTTCAAGCGACTGAAGGCCGATTCTTCAGCTGAAGTTGATCGCCATGACTTTCAGcaaatgaaatttgaaaaatttaaaaaaggtcAGTATTCAAAGAAAGCCTTTGTTCTATTGTGACTTCTTGTGTGTAATAAACATGTCCACTGAACTAGCGCATTTATGTTGTAAAGATGACAACGAACGCATGATTATTAAGACAAGGTTACTCAGCTGCCCCATCATATACAGCccatttaatttttaaagcagGCCCTTCAATTCATCATGATTCATTATCAAAAAGACTCAAGTACAACTTTTTAACTTGCGGAATTTGAAGACAGATATCCCGGTTGTATAACAAAGAATGAAAGATACATGCAATGCGTTTGTGGTCGAGATATGCAGCTGAACAAGCCCAGGGTTGGCCTTAACTTTGCAAGTAAGTACGTTGTATGTTACTCTCTGTGTCCAAACTATGCGAGTCGCAACTTATCAAATTATACTTGAATTAGTCCCTTAATTGTCTTATTCCATGTTATTCAGATCACTGGAAGAGGAGATGTGGTGGGATTGAGTCACAAAACCACAAGCAGAAAAGAATGGACCTTTTCCTAGTACGGCAACCTGATCGCCAGGGAAACACATCAGAAGGCAACAATACAACGTCATTAGAACAGTAAGGCTTTAAAAGAGTCTCACTTACAAAAAGTTCATTGTCAGGATGTAATGCTTGAGCCTTATACGAATTTATAAATTTgaaagatgaaagaaatattatgaAATAAAGTCACCTTACATCTTATAATAGAGCTACGTGTCTATTCAGTTAATCGTTTGACTTACATAATTTGCATTTACAAACAATTAAAATCAGTAATGGTCCAGCCTCGCCTGACTTCTCTGAGGTGCCAGACACAGAATCTGAGGTCGCTGAATTCACTGACGAAGAAAGGACTGCGTCCAGCGTATGCACGTGTGACTATAGCGACACAGACGTGGAATCAGCATGTAGTGACTTTGACGTACATACAACAAATAGGTACACCCAAATTAATTCATGTTTAATGGAAAGTAGCGAATGCACTTATGTACTCTACATTTCTCACTTTACGGGACACATTAATGTGCAATCTGGTTGGCACCCTTATCAATGTTAATGAGCAAATAAGCGTTcattacattattttaataCCTAGTGTCTTCGAAAAATAATTCCTTGCATTCCCAGTTCCACTTCCTTTTTTGTTATTCGGATAAATGATATTTTACATTGGTTGCTGCAGAGTAAACTATACAAGAACCCATCGAACCCATCTTTAGTCGTACATAGCTACCatgaaataataaataagaTCGAATGGACAGAGCATTGGATACAATGAACCATTTCATCCCAGTAGAATAATTATTGAATaactattgaaaaaaaaattaaccaggCGATAAATTTAATGCAAATATGTCATACCTAAAAGTTTTGTTGTCATAGGGTTTATAAATTTACTGATCCCGTGTGAGAGAAGCTGCAAGAGTTCTTGGAAAGTGGATATCTTTCTACAAAACACATATTCTACAAACTGATAAAGAACGCTGTAGAATTTGTTGTTTCCACAAATTCTTCTTCCTCCAGAGAAGGACAGTTCCAATGGGATTCTGAAATTTTGGAGTTCTTAGACACCATCGAATACTATGGCCACGAGGCAACAGTGCATCTTCTCTGTGGACCAGGCTTCTATAAAAAAGTGGAAGAACGAAAAACAGCGCGAGAACGTAAAGCTGGTAAATTCGACTGGAGTACTTGGAACTGGCCCTTGTCAGGACGCACGACAAGACAGAAGCAAAGTAAGGGAAGATACACTACTGACAGCGGTATATATTGGCCACTGCTTCAAACCTTTCTGAGCATTCTATCTGATCCAAACAGTGGTATTGCGCCAATTTTCCTTGATCAGGAGTCCAAGCTGAAGCTTTTTGTGGTATCTCTTCAAGAAGACGGTGTTGCTCTAAAACCAGGTCTCAATGTAGACTCGCACCAGGCGAAGATTATTGATGCAACAGCCCCGATTGATTTACAGTTCACCAGGGACAACCCCTCGCCAACAGCCGAAGAGTTAAAGAAAATTATTGTTAAGGAAGGAcactagggactttaagcagCCGACGACGACGGCTTAGTGGACGGCCGCCACGTGTGCTGGAGACTAGGGCAAGGTCGACGTGCTTTGGCGGGAAACATACAACTAAGCAAACTAGAAGACGACGCCATTTTTCCTTGGAGAGGTTTTCGTTTCTCTTGTTAAGTATGGCATCTCTTATGGCCACTCGAGAAGCTGTACTGTTTGCATACTGTGAAGAATGGTTGGACGACGTGGAATTTCTCTTGTTAGATGAGCTTAACACTTCTGAGAACCTCGACTTTCCATATGATTCATACGATCAGTTCAATCTCGAAGATATCGACGAAGCAGAGTGTATTGCCGAATTTCGTTTTGAGAAACGACACATTCTGCGACTTGAAGAGGTGCTACAGATCCCTGCTCTAATGAAGTGCCAGAGGACTCTGTTCGCTTCTTTAAAGGCGTGCTTATCCTTGTAGATATTCAGACCTCATTCATCGATTTGGGAGACCAGTTCCGGTCCTAGGCATGATTACCAACAAAGTTATAGACTAcatatgtgaccctccacgggaaa
Coding sequences within it:
- the LOC138034792 gene encoding zinc finger MYM-type protein 4-like: MTNGQLDANLRRFYAEARKKDGETYGKKTLLGFRHGIERYLNQPKFSRNLKMSTDPRFTRSNQMLDAQLVQLKKLGKENSQHKPTLEDEDMEKLKSSDALSLSNPLSLLRNVWFHIVLYFCRRGREGQRELQKSSFKLDVDASERNYVTMAHDEVSKNHPGGLKDTSSTEKYARMYETDSPNDGYKAVKLYLSKLNPKSSAFFQYPSRNWAPSDAVWYDNKPLRINKLDNMMKEISQAAQLSRVYSNHSVRATAITLWSNAGVPNRHIMAISGHRNEQNLAHYNTRPSTAQLLHCSKVLSSHIQGSTALVLVEQSTHTAARSATVVENQQLRPMSCNFDSIFSNCSIQNVQVVVSPASPSK
- the LOC138034793 gene encoding uncharacterized protein, with the protein product MGRFLCSLDWSLLFGSLESCDALLSVFEEVTHTGLDLFMPVSKVRLNTRDASWMTLHLKDLIQKRQQAFHKKGADSVQFKFYRSQVNRERKLCRTKFYESHVVHTKKEDPKAWWREMKCLSGGKVCSGDLINHINVKEVENLSTCELANSIKKAFHEPLEEYRLSCPITRLALEKNSPKFLEVSDERVWKILSKLNAFKSCGPDRIPNWLLKEYDNLVAFPLSRILNALFNEQHLPCSWILADVTPLPKKKPVKILKKDLRPIALTPCVSKVAEEFVVRDYIMPAILNKLNMNQYGAVPKSSTTLALLDMLHAWSRAPTEIVLL